From a region of the Cucumis sativus cultivar 9930 chromosome 6, Cucumber_9930_V3, whole genome shotgun sequence genome:
- the LOC101213082 gene encoding probable alpha,alpha-trehalose-phosphate synthase [UDP-forming] 7 encodes MMSKSYTNLLDLASGNFPIMGREKKRLPRVMTVAGVISELDDDQANSVTSEGPSSVVQDRIIIVANQLPIKAKRRPDNKGWSFSWDEDSLLWQLKDGLPEDMEVLYVGSLRVDVDFCEQEDVSQLLLERFKCVPAFLPHDILSKFYHGFCKQQLWPLFHYMLPFSATHGGRFDRSLWEAYVAANKIFSQRVIEVINPDDDFVWIHDYHLMVLPSFLRRRFTRLRMGFFLHSPFPSSEIYRTLPVREEILKALLNADLIGFHTFDYARHFLSCCSRMLGLEYQSKRGYIGLEYFGRTVGIKIMPVGIHMGQMESVLRLADKDWRVQELKRQFEGKVVLLGVDDMDIFKGVNLKLLAMEQMLRQHPKWQGRAVFVQIANPARGRGKDLEEIQDEIQECCQRINESFGQPNYEPIVFIDRPVSLVERAAYYTIAECVVVTAVRDGMNLTPYEYVVCRQGSPGSDYSSETNGPQKSMLVISEFMGCSPSLSGAIRVNPWNIESTAEALNEAISMAEAEKQLRHEKHYKYVSTHDVAYWSRSFFQDMERTCKDHFRRRCWGIGLGFGFRVVALDPNFRKLSIDAIVAAYSRSKRRAILLDYDGTVMPQTSIDKTPSRQVISIIDSLCDDVRNTVFVVSGRGRESLGNWFSPCDKLGIAAEHGYFMRWSADKDWENCGQGSDFGWIQIAEPVMKLYTEATDGSSIETKESGLVWHHQDADPDFGCSQAKELLDHLESVLANEPVAVKSGQFIVEVKPQGVSKGLVAEKIFTSMAEAGRRADFVLCIGDDRSDEDMFEIIGNAVSSGSLSSNTLVFACTVGQKPSKAKYYLDDTTEVINMLEALAEVSDISSPPESP; translated from the exons ATGATGTCCAAATCGTATACCAATCTTTTAGATTTAGCTTCTGGGAATTTTCCCATTATGGGTCGTGAGAAGAAGCGACTTCCACGAGTAATGACTGTTGCGGGGGTAATATCAGAGCTTGATGATGATCAGGCAAATAGTGTGACTTCTGAGGGACCTTCGTCAGTTGTGCAAGACCGAATAATTATTGTTGCCAATCAGCTTCCTATTAAAGCTAAGCGTAGACCGGACAATAAAGGGTGGAGTTTTAGTTGGGATGAAGACTCTTTGCTCTGGCAGCTTAAGGATGGTTTACCTGAAGATATGGAGGTTTTGTATGTAGGATCTTTGCGGGTGGATGTTGATTTTTGTGAACAAGAAGATGTATCACAACTTTTGTTGGAGAGGTTTAAGTGTGTTCCAGCGTTTTTACCTCATGacattttatctaaattttatcatGGTTTTTGTAAGCAGCAATTGTGGCCGCTCTTCCATTATATGCTTCCGTTCTCTGCAACTCATGGTGGTCGGTTTGACCGCTCTCTGTGGGAAGCATATGTAGCagcaaataaaattttttctCAAAGGGTGATTGAGGTCATAAACCCAGATGATGACTTTGTATGGATTCATGATTATCATCTAATGGTGCTACCCTCCTTCTTGAGGAGAAGGTTTACAAGACTGAGAATGGGCTTTTTTCTTCACAGTCCATTTCCTTCATCAGAAATATATAGGACATTGCCAGTGAGGGAAGAGATTCTTAAGGCACTTTTGAATGCAGACCTTATTGGTTTTCACACTTTTGATTATGCTCGACATTTCCTGTCTTGTTGTAGTCGGATGTTGGGTTTGGAATATCAGTCAAAGAGGGGCTATATTGGCTTGGAATATTTTGGAAGGACCGTGGGGATTAAAATCATGCCTGTTGGAATTCACATGGGCCAGATGGAGTCAGTGTTAAGACTTGCTGACAAAGACTGGAGGGTACAGGAGCTCAAGCGACAGTTTGAAGGAAAAGTTGTGTTACTTGGAGTTGATGATATGGATATTTTTAAAGGGGTCAATCTGAAGTTGTTGGCAATGGAACAGATGCTGCGGCAACATCCAAAGTGGCAGGGAAGAGCCGTTTTCGTACAGATTGCAAACCCAGCTAGAGGAAGAGGGAAAGATCTCGAGGAAATACAAGATGAAATACAGGAATGCTGCCAGAGAATTAATGAAAGTTTTGGACAGCCAAATTATGAGCCAATTGTGTTCATTGATCGGCCTGTTTCTCTTGTTGAAAGAGCGGCATATTATACCATTGCTGAATGTGTTGTAGTCACAGCGGTGAGGGATGGTATGAACCTAACTCCTTATGAGTACGTTGTCTGCAGGCAGGGATCCCCTGGATCAGATTATAGCTCAGAAACAAATGGACCACAAAAGAGCATGCTAGTCATATCTGAGTTCATGGGATGTTCCCCTTCTCTTAGTGGTGCAATACGGGTTAACCCATGGAACATTGAATCCACTGCTGAAGCATTGAATGAGGCAATATCAATGGCTGAAGCTGAAAAGCAATTGCGCCATGAGAAGCATTATAAATATGTGAGTACACACGATGTGGCATACTGGTCAAGGAGTTTTTTCCAAGATATGGAAAGAACTTGCAAGGATCACTTTAGAAGACGGTGCTGGGGAATTGGGTTGGGCTTTGGTTTCAGGGTTGTAGCACTTGATCCTAACTTTAGAAAGCTGTCTATTGATGCCATTGTAGCTGCATATTCGAGGTCTAAAAGGAGGGCTATACTTTTGGATTATGATGGCACTGTCATGCCGCAAACTTCAATCGATAAGACCCCAAGTCGCCAGGTGATTTCAATCATAGATTCACTTTGTGATGATGTTAGGAATACTGTTTTTGTGGTCAGTGGAAGAGGGCGTGAAAGTTTGGGCAATTGGTTTTCTCCTTGCGATAAACTTGGAATTGCTGCCGAGCATGGCTATTTTATGAG GTGGTCTGCCGATAAGGACTGGGAGAATTGTGGTCAAGGTAGTGATTTTGGCTGGATACAGATTGCAGAGCCAGTCATGAAATTATACACAGAAGCTACTGACGGCTCATCTATTGAAACCAAGGAAAGTGGCTTGGTGTGGCATCACCAGGATGCAGACCCTGATTTCGGTTGCAGCCAGGCAAAAGAATTATTGGACCACCTTGAAAGTGTGCTGGCCAATGAACCAGTCGCTGTAAAAAGTGGTCAGTTTATTGTAGAAGTAAAGCCACAG GGAGTCAGTAAAGGCTTGGTGGCAGAAAAGATCTTCACGTCAATGGCAGAAGCAGGAAGACGGGCTGATTTTGTGCTTTGCATTGGTGATGACAGATCTGATGAAGACATGTTTGAGATAATTGGTAATGCAGTGTCAAGTGGCTCCCTCTCTTCCAATACATTAGTTTTTGCCTGCACAGTTGGACAGAAACCAAGCAAGGCCAAGTATTACTTAGATGACACAACTGAGGTCATTAATATGCTTGAAGCCCTTGCAGAAGTTTCGGACATATCTTCTCCTCCAGAATCCCCTTGA
- the LOC101220727 gene encoding protein GRAVITROPIC IN THE LIGHT 1 — translation METIKPKPSKKSKTRFAKTFQKVISLRNATRIASSNGICVLVSHNKFKEDSSIHGGKSQIFERTEEDVKARNRAVMEALVAKLFASVTSIKAAYAELQMAQSPYNSDAIQAADQAVVDELKVISELKRSFLKKELDLSPQVTLMLSEIQEQQSLMKTYEITIKKLQAESEQKDSGIVALKKKLGESISFNKSLEKKLNASGSLSMFDNLQFPLLNPTHFAQFLHYTLRSIRNFVKLMIREMESASWDLNAAVQCIVDSDTKFPEPTHRSFAFESFVCKTMFEGFTADANFILHNDSLTHDKQLNHQMFEKFKKLKPVNPKIFISQNPNSIFAKFTRSKYLQLVHAKMECSLFGNLNQRKILNSGGVPDTTFFAAFAEMSKRVWLLRCLAFSLHNDVTIFQVRKNSRFSEVYMQCVTEETLFSPADMNDSAVGSGSEPRVRFTVVPGFKIGETVVQSRVYLSPPSR, via the coding sequence atgGAAACAATCAAACCCAAACCATCTAAGAAGAGCAAGACCAGATTTGCCAAGACATTTCAGAAGGTAATCAGTCTCAGGAATGCAACTCGGATTGCATCTAGTAATGGGATCTGCGTTTTGGTTTCTCACAACAAATTCAAGGAGGATTCGAGTATTCATGGTGGAAAATCCCAAATCTTTGAGAGAACTGAAGAAGATGTCAAAGCTCGAAACAGGGCAGTCATGGAAGCTCTGGTTGCGAAGCTTTTTGCAAGCGTTACTTCAATCAAAGCAGCTTACGCTGAGCTTCAAATGGCACAGAGTCCTTACAATAGCGACGCAATTCAAGCTGCAGACCAGGCGGTGGTAGACGAATTAAAGGTTATTTCAGAGTTGAAACGAAGCTTTTTGAAGAAAGAACTCGATCTCTCACCCCAAGTGACGTTAATGCTTTCAGAGATTCAAGAACAGCAAAGTTTGATGAAAACCTATGAAATAACTATTAAGAAATTGCAAGCCGAATCGGAGCAGAAGGATAGCGGCATTGTCGCTTTGAAGAAAAAGCTAGGCGAATCAATTTCGTTCAACAAGTCGTTGGAGAAGAAGCTGAACGCAAGTGGTTCTTTATCCATGTTTGATAATCTTCAATTTCCACTGCTGAATCCAACCCATTTCGCCCAATTCCTCCATTACACCTTAAGATCCATCAGAAATTTCGTGAAATTGATGATTCGCGAAATGGAATCAGCAAGCTGGGACCTCAACGCCGCTGTCCAATGCATCGTCGATTCCGACACCAAGTTCCCAGAGCCAACCCATAGGAGCTTCGCTTTCGAGTCGTTCGTCTGCAAAACCATGTTCGAGGGTTTTACAGCCGACGCCAATTTCATACTCCACAACGATTCCCTTACCCATGATAAGCAGCTAAACCACCAAATGTTCGAAAAATTCAAGAAGCTCAAACCAGTAAACCCTAAAATCTTCATTTCTCAAAACCCCAACTCCATATTCGCTAAATTCACCCGCTCCAAATACCTCCAACTCGTCCACGCGAAAATGGAATGCTCTCTCTTCGGAAATCTAAACCAGCGGAAAATCCTGAACTCCGGCGGCGTTCCCGACACTACATTCTTCGCCGCCTTCGCCGAGATGTCGAAGCGCGTATGGCTTCTACGATGTTTAGCATTTTCACTGCACAACGACGTCACCATCTTCCAAGTAAGAAAAAACAGCAGATTCTCTGAAGTTTACATGCAATGCGTTACCGAAGAGACCTTATTTTCACCGGCGGATATGAACGATTCCGCCGTTGGATCCGGGTCAGAGCCCCGAGTCCGTTTCACCGTAGTTCCCGGTTTCAAAATTGGAGAAACGGTGGTTCAGAGTCGGGTTTATTTATCGCCGCCGAGTCGCTAA
- the LOC101205313 gene encoding ER lumen protein-retaining receptor A isoform X2, translating into MKIIFIASSLAIVWCMRVHPIVRRSYDKDLDTFRYYFIVAGSFILALLVNEKFGFQEIFWAFSIYLEAVAILPQLVLLQRSGNVDNLTGHYVFFLGAYRALYILNWIYRYFTDIHFNRWIACIAGLVQTALYADFFYYYYISWRNNSKLQLPA; encoded by the exons ATGAAGATTATTTTTATAGCAAGCTCTCTGGCAATTGTTTGGTGTATGCGGGTGCATCCAATCGTGAGGCGGTCGTATGATAAGGATCTCGATACTTttcgttattattttattgttgcTGGAAGTTTCATTCTCGCCCTTTTAGTGAATGAGAAGTTTGGGTTTCAAGAG ATATTTTGGGCGTTTTCAATATACTTGGAAGCCGTAGCAATTCTTCCTCAATTAGTCTTATTGCAACGAAGTGGAAATGTTGACAACTTAACTGGCCATTATGTCTTCTTTCTTGG AGCTTATCGTGCACTCTACATTCTCAACTGGATCTATCGATACTTCACAGACATACACTTCAATCGGTGGATAG CTTGCATTGCTGGCCTGGTTCAGACAGCTTTATATGCTGATTTCTTTTACTACTACTACATTAG CTGGAGAAACAATTCGAAGCTTCAGTTGCCAGCTTGA
- the LOC101205313 gene encoding ER lumen protein-retaining receptor A isoform X1, producing MNIFRFAGDMTHLISILVLLLKIYATKSCSGISLKTQELYALVFLTRYLDLFTDFISIYNTVMKIIFIASSLAIVWCMRVHPIVRRSYDKDLDTFRYYFIVAGSFILALLVNEKFGFQEIFWAFSIYLEAVAILPQLVLLQRSGNVDNLTGHYVFFLGAYRALYILNWIYRYFTDIHFNRWIACIAGLVQTALYADFFYYYYISWRNNSKLQLPA from the exons ATGAATATCTTCAGGTTCGCCGGCGATATGACTCACTTGATCAGTATTTTAGTTCTTCTCCTCAAAATCTACGCAACCAAATCCTGCTCGG gaATTTCACTCAAGACTCAGGAGCTGTATGCCCTTGTTTTTCTGACCCGGTATTTGGATCTATTTACGGACTTCATATCTATCTATAATACTGTGATGAAGATTATTTTTATAGCAAGCTCTCTGGCAATTGTTTGGTGTATGCGGGTGCATCCAATCGTGAGGCGGTCGTATGATAAGGATCTCGATACTTttcgttattattttattgttgcTGGAAGTTTCATTCTCGCCCTTTTAGTGAATGAGAAGTTTGGGTTTCAAGAG ATATTTTGGGCGTTTTCAATATACTTGGAAGCCGTAGCAATTCTTCCTCAATTAGTCTTATTGCAACGAAGTGGAAATGTTGACAACTTAACTGGCCATTATGTCTTCTTTCTTGG AGCTTATCGTGCACTCTACATTCTCAACTGGATCTATCGATACTTCACAGACATACACTTCAATCGGTGGATAG CTTGCATTGCTGGCCTGGTTCAGACAGCTTTATATGCTGATTTCTTTTACTACTACTACATTAG CTGGAGAAACAATTCGAAGCTTCAGTTGCCAGCTTGA